The proteins below are encoded in one region of Pleuronectes platessa chromosome 12, fPlePla1.1, whole genome shotgun sequence:
- the zmiz1a gene encoding LOW QUALITY PROTEIN: zinc finger MIZ domain-containing protein 1a (The sequence of the model RefSeq protein was modified relative to this genomic sequence to represent the inferred CDS: deleted 2 bases in 1 codon): MNTLPSMDRHIQQTNDRLLCIKQHLQKPGNFHSAATELLDWCGDPRAFQRPFEQSLMGCLTVVSRVAAQQGYDLDLGYRLLAVCAANRDKFTPKSAALLSSWCEELGRLLLLRHQKNRQNEPQGKVPMQPSMSSMKPGLTHSDGSFPYDSVPWQQNTNQPPGSLSVVTTVWGVTNTSQSQVLGNPMANSNNPMNPGGNPMGPGMSASGAGLNSPQFSAQQQQFQNKGGSNQQYMQQGMYGRPGYPGGPGGYSGSYSGGPNTPQGGMGMNSHTRPSGDFTQPAAAAAAAAVAAAAATATATATATVAAMQETQNKDMNQYGQMCSSFQMGPTQAYNNQFMNQPGPRGPPGGMNPASMGSGMSNPNMSGPPMGMNQARTPGMGHFGAHGQRMPQQGYPGVPRQGVPMQGMKRPYPGEASYATQQYGPNSQFPPQQGQYPSSNPSRPLSSPNYPGQRMPGQQSQGQYPPGMPMGQYYKQEPFNGQSTNFSGGGYSYGQGNGPPRPVNYPHSPVPGNPTPPMTPGSSIPPYLSPNQDVKPPFPPDMKPNMTALPPPPSNPNEELRLTFPVRDGVVLEPFRLEHNLAVSNHVFHLRPSVHQTLMWRSDLELQFKCYHHEDRQMNTNWPASVQVSVNATPLTIERGDNKTSHKALHLKHVCQPGRNTIQITVTACCCSHLFVLQLVHRPSVRSVLQGLLKKRLLPAEHCITKVKRNFSSVAASAGNTTLNGEDGVEQTAIKVSLKCPITFRRIQLPARGHDCKHVQCFDLESYLQLNCERGTWRCPVCNKTALLEGLEVDQYMWGILNAIQNSEFEEVTIDPTCSWRPVPIKSELHIKEDPDGPLTKRFKTMSPSQMTMPNVMEMIAQLGPGPGPGPGHGPGPGPSPYPPHPSQHTSGNGGDYPGAGNSYHSQGHFDFPHGNPSGGGVAAGGGGGPPMSDFIHGPQLSHPPDGHGGLHSQDKPLSHGMNDPMSHPDHSHRSMQQSLHVSPHPGSQSGPPLHHGGQSGQPLHHGGPSSQPHRQSQPPPLPQQAGQNSHPHGDLNFNPSSDGQMGQGAQDMPEPSLDLLPELANPDELLSYLDPPDLPANSSDDLLSLFENN, from the exons GTGGTGAGTCGCGTTGCCGCGCAGCAGGGCTACGACTTGGACTTGGGCTACAGGTTGCTGGCTGTGTGCGCCGCCAACAGAGACAAATTCACCCCCAAATCTGCAG CCCTGCTGTCGTCGTGGTGCGAGGAGCTGGGTCGTCTCCTCCTGCTGCGTCACCAGAAGAACAGGCAGAACGAACCGCAGGGAAAAGTCCCCATGCAGCCCAGCATGAGCAGCATGAAGCCCGGCCTCACACACAG TGATGGATCCTTTCCCTATGACTCTGTCCCCTGGCAACAAAACACCAACCAGCCCCCTGGGTCGCTGTCCGTGGTGACAACGGTGTGGGGCGTGACCAATACGTCACAGAGTCAG GTGCTGGGTAATCCGATGGCAAACAGCAATAACCCCATGAATCCTGGGGGGAACCCTATGGGACCAGGTATGTCTGCCAGCGGAGCAGGACTCAACTCACCTCAGTTCAGTGCTCAGCAGCAACAGTTCCAAAACAAAGGCGGCTCCAACCAACAGTACATGCAGCAGGGCATGTACGGCAGGCCTGGCTACCCCGGTGGTCCTGGGGGATACAGCGGAAG ttattCCGGAGGCCCGAACACTCCTCAAGGAGGGATGGGGATGAACTCCCACACGCGTCCCTCTGGTGACTTCACGCAGCCGGCTGcagcggctgcagcagctgccgtCGCTGCCGCTGCCGCTACCGCAACGGCCACAGCGACAGCCACGGTAGCAGCCATGCAGGAAACCCAGAATAAAGATATGAACCAGTATGGACAG ATGTGTTCATCGTTCCAAATGGGCCCAACTCAGGCCTACAACAACCAGTTCATGAACCAGCCAGGCCCACGAGGGCCCCCTGGAGGCATGAATCCAGCCAGCATGGGATCAGGCATGAGCAACCCCAACATGAGTGGTCCTCCCATGGGCATGAACCAGGCTCGAACCCCAGGCATGGGGCATTTTGGAGCTCACGGCCAGAGGATGCCACAGCAGGGGTATCCTGGGGTACCTCGACAGGGTGTGCCCATGCAGGGGATGAAGAGGCCGTATCCTGGGGAG GCAAGTTACGCAACTCAGCAATACGGGCCAAACAGTCAGTTCCCGCCACAGCAGGGGCAGTACCCGTCATCAAACCCCTCCAGGCCGCTGTCCTCTCCAAACTACCCCGGGCAGAGGATGCCAGGGCAGCAGAGCCAGGGACAGTACCCACCCGGGATGCCCATGGGCCAATATTATAAG CAAGAGCCCTTCAATGGTCAGAGCACCAACTTCTCTGGAGGTGGTTACTCCTACGGTCAAGGCAATGGG CCTCCCCGGCCCGTAAACTACCCCCACTCCCCTGTCCCCGGAAACCCCACACCCCCCATGACCCCAGGAAGTAGCATCCCTCCGTACCTGTCGCCAAACCAGGATGTGAAACCCCCGTTTCCACCCGACATGAAACCAAATATGACAGCACTTCCGCCCCCTCCAA gtAACCCCAACGAAGAGCTGCGGCTGACATTCCCCGTCAGGGATGGAGTGGTGCTGGAGCCGTTCCGCCTGGAGCACAACCTGGCTGTCAGTAACCACGTCTTCCACCTTCGACCCTCCGTCCACCAGACCCTCATGTGGAG GTCAGACCTTGAGCTGCAGTTTAAGTGCTACCACCACGAAGACAGGCAGATGAACACCAACTGGCCCGCCTCCGTCCAGGTCAGCGTCAACGCCACGCCTCTCACCATCGAGCGGGGCGACAACAAGACCTCCCACAAAGCCCTGCACCTGAAGCACGTGTGCCAACCCGGGAGAAACACCATCCAGATAACAGTCACGGcctgctgctgt TCCCAcctgtttgtgctgcagctggTCCACAGACCATCTGTGCGCTCCGTCCTCCAGGGGCTCCTGAAGAAGAGGCTCCTTCCTGCAGAACACTGCATCACCAAGG TTAAGAGGAACTTCAGCAGCGTGGCGGCCTCGGCAGGCAACACCACTCTGAATGGGGAGGATGGCGTGGAGCAGACGGCCATCAAGGTGTCGCTGAAATGTCCCATCACCTTCCGACGCATCCAGCTACCGGCGCGAGGGCACGACTGCAAACATGTCCAG TGTTTTGATCTGGAGTCCTACTTACAGCTCAACTGTGAGCGGGGGACATGGAGGTGTCCTGTGTGCAA taAAACGGCATTATTAGAAGGTCTGGAGGTGGACCAGTACATGTGGGGAATCCTCAACGCCATACAAAA CTCAGAGTTTGAAGAGGTCACTATAGACCCGACATGTAGCTGGCGACCTGTCCCCATCAAGTCCGAGCTTCACATCAAGGAGGACCCCGACGGACCGCTCACCAAGCGCTTCAAGACCATGAGCCCCAGTCAGATGACCATGCCCAATGTGATGGAGATGATCGCCCAGCTAGGGCCTGGTCCCGGCCCAGGTCCCGGCCATGGACCCGGACCCGGTCCCAGTCCCTACCCCCCACACCCTAGTCAACATACAAGTGGGAACGGCGGAGATTACCCAGGAGCAG GCAACAGCTACCACAGCCAGGGGCACTTTGACTTCCCCCACGGGAACCCCTCTGGTGGGGGGGTTGCAGCAGGCGGCGGAGGTGGTCCCCCTATGAGTGACTTCATCCACGGCCCCCAGCTTTCGCACCCCCCGGATGGACATGGCGGCCTCCACTCGCAGGACAAGCCCCTGAGCCACGGCATGAACGATCCA ATGTCCCATCCCGATCACTCCCATAGATCCATGCAGCAGAGCTTGCATGTGTCTCCCCACCCCGGCAGCCAATCAGGGCCGCCCTTGCATCACGGCGGCCAATCAGGGCAGCCCTTGCATCACGGCGGCCCGTCATCGCAGCCGCATCGCCAGTCGCAGCCGCCGCCACTGCCTCAGCAGGCCGGGCAGAACAGTCACCCCCACGGCGATCTGAACTTTAACCCCTCCTCAGATGGGCAGATGGGGCAGGGAGCGCAGGATATGCCTGAACCCTCCCTGGAT cTTCTTCCAGAGCTGGCGAACCCGGACGAGTTACTATCGTACCTGGACCCCCCCGACCTCCCCGCCAACAGCAGCGACgaccttctctccctctttgagAACaactag